A window of Choloepus didactylus isolate mChoDid1 chromosome 21, mChoDid1.pri, whole genome shotgun sequence contains these coding sequences:
- the LOC119517862 gene encoding glycerol-3-phosphate phosphatase — translation MAATEAGGDDARCVRLSAERARALLADVDTLLFDCDGVLWRGETAVPGAPEVLRALRARGKRLAFITNNSSKTRAAYAEKLRRLGFGGPAGPDAGREVFGTAYCTALYLRQRLAGAPGAKAYVLGSPALAAELEAVGVACLGVGPEPLRGDGPGDWLAAPLEPGVRAVVVGFDPHFSYMKLLQALRYLQQPGCLLVGTNMDNRLPLEHGRFIAGTGCLVRAVEMAAQRQADVIGKPSRFIFDCVSQEYGVNPERTVMVGDRLDTDILLGVTCGLKTVLTLTGVSTLEDVKSNQESDCLSKKKMVPDFYVDSIADLLPALQG, via the exons ATGGCGGCGACGGAGGCTGGCGGCGACGATGCCCGCTGCGTGCGGCTGAGCGCCGAGCGGGCCCGGGCGCTGCTGGCCGACGTGGACACGCTGCTGTTCGACTGCGACGGCGTCCTGTGGCGCGGCGAGACGGCGGTGCCCGGGGCGCCCGAGGTGCTGCGAGCGCTGCGGGCCCGCGGCAAGCGCCTGGCCTTCATCACCAACAACAGCAGCAAGACCCGCGCGGCCTACGCCGAGAAGCTGCGGCGCCTGGGCTTCGGCGGCCCCGCGGGGCCCGACGCCGGCCGCGAGGTCTTCGGCACGGCCTACTGCACGGCGCTCTACCTGCGCCAGCGGCTGGCGGGCGCGCCGGGCGCCAAGGCCTACGTGCTGGGCAGCCCAGCCCTGGCGGCCGAGCTGGAGGCCGTGGGCGTCGCCTGCCTGGGCGTGGGGCCCGAGCCGCTGCGGGGTGACGGCCCCGGCGACTGGCTGGCCGCGCCGCTGGAGCCCGGCGTGCGCGCCGTGGTGGTGGGCTTCGACCCGCACTTCAGCTACATGAAGCTGCTCCAGGCCCTGCGCTACCTGCAGCAGCCCGGCTGCCTGCTCGTGGGCACCAACATGGACAACCGGCTCCCGCTCGAGCACGGCCGCTTCATCGCGG GTACCGGCTGCCTGGTGCGCGCCGTGGAGATGGCCGCGCAGCGCCAGGCCGATGTCATCGGGAAGCCCAGCCGCTTCATCTTCGACTGCGTGTCCCAGGAGTACGGCGTCAACCCGGAGCGCACGGTCATGGTGGGAGACCGGCTGGACACGGACATCCTCCTGGGCGTCACCTGTGGCCTGAAGACCGTGCTGACCCTCACTGGAGTCTCCACGCTGGAGGACGTCAAGAGCAATCAGGAAAGTGACTGCTTGTCCAAGAAGAAAATGGTCCCTGATTTCTATGTGGACAGCATCGCTGACCTTCTGCCCGCCCTTCAAGGTTAA